The proteins below come from a single Chelmon rostratus isolate fCheRos1 chromosome 12, fCheRos1.pri, whole genome shotgun sequence genomic window:
- the cdc7 gene encoding cell division cycle 7-related protein kinase: MAMSPVCTEGVSTDGCIIKSDRGHRRSKVPRDVEIDIEFLYKAVPQLAKVFRIIDKIGEGTFSSVYLGEAQMRDGRREMFALKHLIPTSHPARIAAELQCLTVAGGRENVMGVTYCFRKEDHVVIVMPYMEHQAIVDIIGSLSFEEVRLYIYHLLKALRHIHQFGIIHRDIKPNNFLYNRSSKMYALVDFGLAQGTADTQIELLKVVRQKPSQKGGGSTGTQDTTQRSKAPSKLPPKTTTASTSQPLPSRQSTTVPPSSSSSPTTTTPTSSSASRKALVKKARSVTTTTVTTSTSRTKHTKDLTGLRKVPRPVFGERNLNSCTPAPSTTKQAANKIELVKPSKTEDPASRRYSSASRGPLPVRTQSSSQKAQRSVQQGLTCNCYLTERVCNICMSRKQQVAPRAGTPGFRAPEVLTKCPNQGTAIDVWSAGVILLSLLSGRYPFFKASDDLIALTQIMTIRGSRETIQAAKAFGKAVVCSRELPQQDLRTLCETLRGRRPSPDDEVTPLPEANEDSTTTRLHKIQDDTPTHRPTEGTFKQHKEHSGSTETTRLAKQTSETGSKVAEDERGWDRVPDEAYDLLDRLLDLNPSTRITAAQALQHPLFTDL, translated from the exons ATGGCGATGTCTCCTGTCTGCACAGAAGGGGTCAGCACAGACGGATGTATCATTAAATCTGACAGAGGTCACAGGAGAAGCAAAGTCCCAA GGGATGTGGAAATAGACATTGAGTTTCTCTACAAAGCTGTTCCTCAGCTGGCCAAGGTTTTCCGAATCATAGACAAAATTGGTGAAG GTACGTTCAGCTCGGTGTATCTTGGTGAGGCTCAGATGCgggatgggaggagagagatgttTGCCCTGAAGCATCTCATCCCAACCAGCCATCCTGCACGCATCGCTGCTGAGCTTCAGTGTCTCACCGTTGCAGG CGGCAGAGAGAATGTGATGGGGGTGACGTACTGCTTCAGGAAGGAGGACCATGTAGTGATTGTAATGCCGTATATGGAGCATCAAGCTATTGTG GACATCATTGGCTCATTGAGCTTTGAAGAGGTCCGTCTGTACATCTATCACCTGTTGAAGGCCTTGAGACACATCCACCAGTTTGGTATCATTCACCGAGACATCAAACCAAACAACTTCCTCTacaacaggagcagcaaaat gtatgCGCTGGTGGACTTCGGCCTGGCTCAGGGCACAGCAGACACCCAGATTGAGCTGCTGAAGGTGGTGAGGCAGAAGCCATCGCAAAAAGGTGGAGGGTCCACAGGGACACAAGACACCACACAGCGGAGCAAAGCACCATCTAAACTCCCTCCCAAAACCACCACAGCCTCAACGTCACAACCTCTGCCTTCACGGCAGTCCACGACCGTCccgccttcctcctcctcttcccccaccaccaccacccccacgTCCTCCTCAGCCTCTCGGAAAGCACTGGTTAAAAAAGCACGTTctgtcaccaccaccaccgtcaccacctccacctctcgcACAAAGCACACAAAG GATTTGACAGGACTGCGCAAAGTGCCACGGCCTGTGTTTGGAGAGAGGAACCTGAACAGCTGCACTCCAGCTCCATCCACCACCAAACAAGCTGCCAATAAGATAGAG CTGGTGAAGCCCAGCAAAACAGAGGACCCGGCCAGCAGAAGGTACTCTTCAGCCAGCCGGGGCCCACTGCCTGTCAGGACCCAGAGCAGCAGTCAGAAAGCTCAGAGGAGCGTACAGCAGGGCCTCACCTGTAACTGCTACCTGACTGAGCGCGTCTGCAACATCTGCATGTCCAG GAAGCAGCAAGTGGCTCCCAGGGCAGGAACCCCAGGCTTCAGAGCACCAGAAGTCCTCACAAAGTGTCCCAACCAAGGAACAG CTATAGACGTGTGGTCAGCTGGTGTGATCCTGCTCTCGCTGCTCAGTGGTCGTTACCCGTTCTTCAAAGCCAGCGATGACCTGATCGCCCTAACTCAGATCATGACCATTCGAGGGTCGAGAGAGACCATCCAGGCTGCCAAGGCATTCG GTAAGGCGGTGGTGTGTAGCCGGGAGCTGCCTCAGCAGGACCTCAGGACGCTGTGCGAGACGCTGAGAGGGCGGAGGCCGTCACCAGACGATGAAGTCACACCACTTCCTGAAGCCAACGAAGACTCCACCACCACCCGTCTTCACAAGATCCAAGATGATACGCCTACACATCGGCCCACTGAAGGAACATTCAAGCAGCACAAAGAACATTCAGGGAGCACAGAAACCACTCGCCTCGCTAAACAGACTTCAGAGACAGGCAGCAAGGTGGCGGAAGATGAGCGGGGCTGGGACAGAGTTCCCGATGAGGCCTACGATCTGCTGGACCGGCTGCTGGACCTGAACCCTTCTACCAGGATCACAGCTGCTCAGGCCCTGCAGCACCCACTGTTCACAGACCTGTGA